Proteins from a genomic interval of Bradysia coprophila strain Holo2 chromosome X, BU_Bcop_v1, whole genome shotgun sequence:
- the LOC119085097 gene encoding uncharacterized protein LOC119085097: MIVAGIFLYLICGSALTSGSLYGYETYGGEEWWRSNNFLKFCSPGGKNYLIDFESGELSLERSESIEGQEIADVTSPYISFVWVTFKIYDIFFEHQDLLYIPRIVEKQVQYVDRSDFIRHSLHSFVGPDMQIYTLTYGPSNITIDSDHPEKELDNLWIKTLGPFSKWEHKYIFSQNGDTAMDITLEPFKMPPGHSIQLAEMDAGQLKDLSLLFANFNTPSGTGYLITNKLNIAIDRDTSDKIDQSYIAFTEPSGKVYDIYFKQDGSQYAARIVERNSDVDVNIFEPIIQLLSFVGPDEKTYRIDHKNESGVEIPILDSTPTTPSDFRITFIVSHKYYTKHVHFIFSNEGKALYDRVDEDDSTKLAEQPEQLLNEVEVNGEFAKSSFLTFYSPSGRIYYITPGELTAVAKGTHDNSNSPYISFTLQDGRTSSIYYESSGATEMKFSASDRGNSSSLMMLQSFITPDRKFHKILTTVENGVRIPFIDITPQPKDPFDTRQVDCLRLYVVTSVREYRYLFTWNGDKLILAGAYPLKRVTTGVLKSLIG, translated from the exons ATGATCGTTGCTGGAATATTTCTCTATTTAATCTGTGGATCAGCATTAACATCGGGTAGTTTATACGGTTATGAAACTTATGGCGGCGAAGAATGGTGGcgttcaaataattttctaaaattctgTTCGCCTGGTGGCAAAAATTACTTGATTGATTTTGAAAGTGGTGAACTAT CGCTTGAACGTTCGGAATCGATAGAAGGGCAAGAAATCGCAGATGTGACCTCACCGTACATAAGTTTTGTGTGGGTGACctttaaaatttatgatatttttttcgaacacCAAGATCTTCTCTACATTCCTCGTAtcg ttgaaaaaCAAGTTCAGTACGTTGATAGATCCGATTTTATTCGGCACAGTTTGCATTCCTTTGTGGGTCCCGATATGCAAATCTATACGTTAACGTACGGACCTTCTAACATCACCATCGATTCAG ATCATCCAGAAAAAGAGCTGGACAACCTATGGATTAAAACTTTGGGACCATTCTCGAAATGGGaacataaatacattttttcacaGAATGGTGATACTGCAATGGATATTA CGTTGGAACCCTTTAAAATGCCACCGGGTCATTCAATTCAACTTGCTGAAATGGATGCTGGACAGCTAAAAGATCTGAGCTTATTATTTGCTAACTTCAACACACCTAGTGGAACAGGATATCTAATCACAAATAAGCTAAATATAG CTATTGATCGGGACACATCGGACAAAATTGATCAATCTTACATCGCATTTACTGAGCCCAGTGGTAAGGTGTATGACATATACTTTAAACAAGATGGTTCACAATATGCGGCCCGTATTGTGGAAAGGAATAGTGACGTAgacgtaaatatttttgagccTATCATACAACTCCTATCTTTCGTTGGCCCTGACGAGAAAACTTACCGAATCGATCATAAAAACGAAAGTGGTGTGGAGATTCCGATTCTGG ATTCCACACCAACCACACCTTCGGACTTTCGGATAACGTTCATTGTGTCACACAAGTACTACACAAAACATGtccatttcatattttcaaacgAAGGGAAAGCATTATATGACCGAG ttGACGAGGACGATTCGACCAAGTTAGCTGAACAACCTGAACAACTTTTAAACGAAGTAGAAGTGAACGGCGAATTCGCAAAGTCGTCATTTCTGACATTTTATTCTCCCAGTGGCCGAATCTATTACATCACTCCCGGTGAATTGACGG CCGTAGCAAAGGGGACTCACGACAATTCGAATTCACCATACATTAGCTTCACTCTACAAGATGGAAGAACGAGTAGTATTTATTACGAGTCCAGTGGCGCCACTGAAATGA aATTTAGCGCCTCAGATCGAGGTAATTCATCGAGTTTAATGATGCTTCAATCATTTATCACGCCAGACaggaaatttcacaaaatattgacAACTGTGGAAAATGGAGTCAGGATACCGTTTATTGATATAA CGCCTCAACCTAAAGATCCTTTTGACACAAGACAGGTGGATTGTTTAAGGCTTTATGTAGTGACATCAGTTAGAGAGTATCGTTACCTGTTCACTTGGAACGgagataaattaattttag CTGGCGCGTATCCACTAAAACGTGTAACGACTGGTGTACTTAAGTCTTTGATTGGATGA